One region of Chelonoidis abingdonii isolate Lonesome George unplaced genomic scaffold, CheloAbing_2.0 scaffold0749, whole genome shotgun sequence genomic DNA includes:
- the FAM136A gene encoding protein FAM136A, which yields MAEAQQSRMQEAIDSMVQGLERENIRKMQGNMFRCSADCCENDTASMQQVHHCIERCHVPLAQAQAVVTKELERFQDRLARCTMHCNDKAKDSLDSGSKEQQVKQQLESCVTKCVDDHMHLIPSMTKKMKETLAAIAQ from the exons ATGGCTGAGGCTCAGCAGAGCAGGATGCAGGAGGCCATCGACAGCATGGTGCAGGGGCTGGAGCGGGAGAACATCCGGAAGATGCAG GGTAACATGTTTCGATGCAGCGCCGACTGCTGCGAGAATGACACGGCCTCCATGCAGCAGGTGCACCATTGCATCGAGCGCTGCCACGTGCCCCTGGCCCAGGCCCAGGCTGTCGTCACCAAAGAGCTGGAGAGGTTTCAG GACCGTTTGGCTCGCTGCACAATGCACTGTAATGACAAAGCCAAAGATTCCCTGGATTCAGGAAGCAAGGAGCAGCAGGTGAAACAACAGCTGGAGAGCTGCGTGACAAAGTGCGTGGACGATCACATGCATCTCATCCCCAGCATGACCAAGAAAATGAAGGAGACTCTGGCAGCCATTGCACAATAA